One stretch of Tepiditoga spiralis DNA includes these proteins:
- a CDS encoding ferrous iron transport protein A, with protein MIIPLSSMTQGCSGKIVRYELDEDTKERLISMGLIIGKEIELVHISPFNDPFVYKIEDNKIMLRKSEASKIYVEISEEIIPLLNAKCGKYKVLSCNGGPFFLNKMKNNGIEPGNEIEVLENKGKITIKSLDKIFIIGKGQAKKIICKKEG; from the coding sequence ATGATTATACCTTTAAGTAGCATGACACAAGGGTGCAGTGGAAAAATTGTAAGATATGAACTAGATGAAGATACAAAAGAAAGATTAATATCAATGGGATTAATCATAGGAAAGGAAATAGAATTAGTACATATTTCTCCTTTTAATGATCCTTTTGTTTATAAAATTGAAGACAATAAAATAATGCTTAGAAAGAGTGAAGCTTCAAAAATATATGTTGAAATTTCAGAAGAAATTATACCTCTTTTAAATGCAAAATGTGGAAAATATAAAGTTTTATCTTGCAATGGCGGACCATTTTTCTTAAATAAAATGAAAAATAATGGTATAGAACCAGGTAATGAAATTGAAGTTTTAGAAAACAAAGGGAAAATAACTATAAAATCTTTAGATAAAATTTTTATCATAGGAAAAGGGCAAGCAAAAAAAATAATATGTAAAAAAGAAGGTTAA
- a CDS encoding NAD(P)/FAD-dependent oxidoreductase has product MYDFLIIGAGVIGTSIARELSKYNVNTCILEKTDDVSNGASKANSGIVHGGYAAKFGSLKGNLCFLGNQMFKSLNEELNFGYRKTGGLVLAFNANELKELNNLFENGKKFGLKNLKILEKKEILKIEPNINKEVMFALYCPDVGVTSPYEYTIALAENAIENGTELFLNSEVLAIKEYKDHFEVITKNKTFKTKYLINAAGVYADKISSMLGINTFKIIPRKGEYILFEKGTGSIVNNVIFQVPTKKGKGILVTSTYHGNLMIGPNAEEVENKENTKTSEEMLTYIIETAKKSVPFFDMKKKLKTFSGIRPTPNTGDFIIEESKERFINVAGIESPGLTSSPAIAKYVLEILKKSIHLEKKKNFNPYRKPIIKQKTLTPKELKNLINIKSSNEKIICRCEQVTEGEILDTLNRNIPIKTVKAIKMRTRAGMGRCQGAFCKPRVEEVIKKFIEKK; this is encoded by the coding sequence ATGTATGATTTTTTAATAATAGGTGCTGGAGTAATTGGAACATCTATAGCTAGAGAATTGAGTAAATATAATGTAAATACTTGTATTTTAGAAAAAACAGATGATGTCAGTAACGGTGCATCAAAAGCAAATAGTGGAATAGTTCATGGAGGATATGCTGCAAAATTCGGATCCTTAAAAGGTAATTTGTGTTTTTTAGGAAATCAAATGTTTAAAAGTTTAAACGAAGAACTAAACTTTGGATATAGAAAAACAGGAGGTTTAGTATTAGCTTTTAACGCGAATGAATTAAAAGAATTAAATAATTTATTTGAAAATGGAAAAAAATTTGGTCTTAAAAACTTAAAAATATTAGAAAAAAAAGAAATATTAAAAATTGAACCAAATATAAATAAAGAAGTTATGTTTGCTTTATATTGTCCCGATGTTGGAGTTACCTCTCCATACGAATACACAATCGCTCTTGCTGAAAATGCTATTGAAAATGGAACTGAATTATTTTTAAATTCTGAAGTATTAGCTATTAAAGAGTACAAAGATCATTTTGAAGTAATTACCAAAAATAAAACTTTTAAAACAAAATATTTAATAAATGCTGCTGGTGTTTATGCAGACAAAATTTCTTCAATGCTTGGAATAAACACATTTAAAATAATTCCAAGAAAAGGTGAGTATATTTTATTTGAAAAGGGAACAGGAAGCATAGTAAACAATGTAATATTTCAAGTTCCAACCAAAAAAGGTAAAGGTATACTTGTAACTTCTACCTATCATGGAAATTTAATGATAGGACCTAATGCAGAGGAAGTTGAAAATAAAGAAAATACAAAGACCTCTGAAGAAATGCTCACTTATATAATAGAAACAGCAAAAAAATCTGTACCCTTTTTTGATATGAAAAAAAAGCTAAAAACTTTTTCTGGTATACGCCCAACACCAAACACGGGTGATTTTATAATAGAAGAATCAAAAGAAAGATTTATAAATGTAGCTGGTATAGAATCTCCCGGATTAACGTCTTCACCTGCAATAGCTAAATATGTTTTAGAAATACTTAAAAAAAGTATACATTTAGAAAAAAAGAAAAATTTTAATCCTTATAGGAAACCTATTATAAAACAAAAAACTTTAACCCCTAAAGAACTTAAAAATTTAATAAATATAAAATCATCTAATGAAAAAATAATTTGTAGATGCGAACAAGTAACTGAAGGAGAAATTTTAGATACTTTAAATCGTAATATCCCAATTAAAACTGTAAAAGCTATAAAAATGCGAACAAGAGCTGGAATGGGGAGATGTCAAGGTGCATTTTGTAAACCAAGAGTTGAAGAAGTTATTAAAAAATTTATTGAAAAAAAATAA
- a CDS encoding SLC13 family permease: MKEIIVMITFFVVMYTIITHKINRTISAMLGALFLLIIKIFPDQLMAIEHYIDYNTIFLLIGMMLFVSVIKKSGIFSYIGIQTLKIFGKNGYMLFISLTILVGLISAFIDNVTTILVFIPITFAITDALKINYMPFILGEIFASNIGGTATIIGDPPNIMIASASGMSFIEFLGSQMPISVINLIVADIFLLIVFKKDLSKKIDHDFVKKFNPNESIQNKMHFFISSVLFLIVVVSFSFQHQIDIESSIIALSAGFIALVTMEEKNTEEILKEIEWESILFFMGLFLITGAMEEVGLLEDFSKILISFAGHSSRMFASFMLAISGLFSGFVDNIPFTATMIPVVRDLPTMNPEVFKNLDPIWFSLALGSCLGGNFTPIGASANILGLAMIKQFKKEEVKFSHFMLYGGAIVLMNIIFSEIYINLRYY, from the coding sequence ATGAAAGAAATAATTGTAATGATTACGTTTTTTGTTGTAATGTATACTATAATAACTCATAAAATAAATAGAACTATTTCAGCAATGCTTGGAGCATTGTTTTTATTAATAATAAAAATTTTTCCAGATCAACTTATGGCAATAGAACATTATATTGACTACAATACTATATTTTTATTAATTGGAATGATGCTTTTTGTTAGTGTTATAAAAAAAAGTGGAATTTTTTCTTATATTGGAATACAAACATTAAAAATATTTGGTAAAAATGGTTATATGCTTTTTATTTCTTTAACGATACTTGTTGGACTTATTTCAGCATTTATAGATAATGTAACTACGATACTTGTTTTTATACCTATTACTTTTGCTATAACTGATGCTCTTAAAATAAATTATATGCCTTTTATACTTGGTGAAATATTTGCATCAAATATTGGAGGAACAGCCACTATAATTGGTGATCCACCAAATATAATGATTGCTTCTGCATCTGGCATGTCTTTTATAGAATTTTTAGGATCTCAAATGCCTATATCTGTAATAAATTTAATTGTAGCAGATATTTTTTTATTGATTGTGTTTAAAAAGGATTTATCAAAAAAGATAGATCATGATTTTGTAAAAAAATTTAATCCTAATGAATCTATACAAAATAAAATGCATTTTTTTATTTCGTCAGTTCTATTTTTAATTGTTGTTGTTTCTTTTTCTTTTCAACATCAAATTGATATAGAAAGTTCTATAATAGCATTGAGTGCTGGCTTTATTGCTTTAGTTACTATGGAAGAAAAAAATACAGAAGAAATTTTAAAGGAAATAGAATGGGAGAGTATATTATTTTTTATGGGGTTATTTTTAATAACTGGAGCTATGGAAGAGGTTGGTTTATTAGAAGATTTTTCTAAAATTTTAATAAGTTTTGCGGGACATTCAAGTAGAATGTTTGCTTCTTTCATGTTAGCTATTTCTGGATTGTTTTCAGGTTTTGTAGATAATATACCATTTACTGCAACTATGATACCAGTTGTAAGAGATCTTCCAACAATGAATCCAGAAGTTTTTAAAAATTTGGATCCAATATGGTTTTCGCTTGCATTAGGTTCATGTTTGGGAGGTAACTTTACTCCAATAGGAGCTTCTGCAAATATATTAGGACTTGCAATGATAAAGCAGTTTAAAAAAGAAGAAGTAAAATTTTCACATTTTATGTTGTATGGTGGAGCAATAGTACTTATGAATATAATTTTTTCTGAAATATACATAAATTTGAGATATTATTAA
- a CDS encoding glutaredoxin family protein, producing the protein MKFVLYTNDTCGVCKSLKPKIKALSEEKNIPLEVVNVEEERERASQKLIFTIPVLAFEHENKEYQRWVRVFSVNDVKNYLDRIL; encoded by the coding sequence ATGAAATTTGTATTATATACTAATGATACTTGTGGAGTTTGTAAATCTTTAAAACCAAAAATAAAAGCTCTTTCTGAAGAAAAAAACATACCCCTTGAAGTTGTAAACGTAGAAGAAGAAAGAGAAAGAGCATCACAAAAATTAATATTCACAATTCCTGTACTTGCTTTTGAACACGAAAATAAAGAATATCAAAGATGGGTTAGAGTTTTTTCTGTTAATGACGTAAAAAATTATCTTGATAGAATACTATAA
- a CDS encoding DNA-3-methyladenine glycosylase, with translation MYKPLDKSFYMQDGITVSKSLLGKILVRKINNKYILCKIVETEAYMGPEDKASHAYNNKRTKRTETMFKEGGCSYVYLIYGMYNCLNIVVNKKDIPQAVLIRAVEPLNYLNTIKTFRKIKSKRIYDLTNGPGKLCKALNIDKTFDGYDLIKGKELFIIDGSISNKIKESKRINIDYAEEYKNKLWRFYIEENKFVSKK, from the coding sequence TTGTATAAGCCTTTAGATAAAAGTTTTTATATGCAAGATGGTATAACGGTTTCTAAAAGCTTACTTGGAAAAATACTAGTAAGAAAAATAAATAATAAATATATACTTTGTAAAATAGTAGAAACAGAAGCTTATATGGGACCAGAAGATAAAGCAAGTCATGCTTACAATAATAAAAGAACAAAGAGAACAGAAACTATGTTTAAAGAAGGTGGATGTTCATATGTTTATTTAATTTATGGAATGTATAATTGTTTAAATATAGTAGTCAACAAAAAAGATATCCCACAAGCTGTTTTAATTCGAGCTGTTGAACCTTTAAATTATTTAAACACAATTAAAACTTTTAGAAAAATAAAATCAAAAAGAATATATGATTTAACAAATGGACCTGGAAAACTCTGTAAAGCTTTAAATATAGATAAAACTTTTGATGGATATGATCTTATAAAAGGAAAAGAATTATTCATAATAGATGGAAGTATTTCAAACAAAATTAAAGAGAGTAAAAGAATAAATATAGATTATGCTGAAGAATACAAAAATAAATTGTGGAGATTTTATATTGAAGAAAATAAGTTCGTATCAAAAAAATAA
- a CDS encoding YifB family Mg chelatase-like AAA ATPase, with protein MKYSKIKTGSVNGFNVEETLVEIDINSRSTIQTFKIVGMPTTSILESEKRVISAIRNSGYNVPNGKIVSNLSPSNIRKEGTHFDLPIAVSLLEASSQIKKLDENFYLFGELGLNGEIRPVMGITLFLMSIKEKNKNAKFIIPRKNQEESSFIKNDVFTIDHLNDIERLYNSPETYIPKITKNSIKKHELDFSEIKGQMLVKRAAEIAASGFHNILMIGSPGSGKTMIARRIPSILPEMTKSEIIESTKIYSVSGYMNTVINNRPFRSPHHTASDVSIIGGGSNPKPGEISLSHNGVLFMDEFPEFKSNVIEGLRQPLEDGFVTITRSKGVAKYPAKFMLVAAQNPCPCGYYGDKEKECTCSMVQILNYNKKISGPILDRIDLKINVPRVKISELMSKSYSESSKKIKERVSRTSKIQINRQGKLNGKLSNSELKQFLNISEKAEDFLKNSALKLKLTARSVNRVLRVSRTVADSFESKTIEISHISEALNYRGNDIV; from the coding sequence GTGAAGTACTCAAAAATAAAAACAGGAAGTGTAAATGGATTTAATGTCGAAGAAACTTTGGTTGAAATTGATATAAACTCTAGATCTACTATTCAAACTTTTAAAATAGTTGGAATGCCTACAACTTCTATTTTAGAAAGCGAAAAACGAGTAATAAGTGCAATAAGAAATTCAGGTTATAATGTTCCAAATGGAAAAATAGTTTCAAATCTCTCTCCTTCTAACATAAGAAAAGAAGGAACTCATTTTGATTTACCAATTGCAGTTTCTTTATTAGAAGCTTCTTCTCAAATAAAAAAATTAGATGAAAATTTTTACTTATTTGGAGAATTAGGTTTAAATGGAGAAATAAGACCTGTCATGGGTATAACATTATTTTTAATGTCAATAAAGGAAAAAAACAAAAATGCTAAATTTATAATCCCCAGAAAAAATCAAGAAGAAAGTTCTTTTATAAAAAACGATGTTTTTACAATAGATCATTTGAATGATATTGAACGCTTATACAATTCTCCAGAAACTTATATCCCAAAAATCACTAAAAATAGCATCAAAAAACATGAATTAGATTTTTCTGAAATAAAAGGTCAAATGTTGGTTAAAAGAGCAGCTGAAATAGCCGCAAGTGGATTTCATAATATATTAATGATTGGCTCTCCAGGTTCTGGTAAAACAATGATAGCAAGACGAATTCCTTCTATTTTACCAGAAATGACTAAATCTGAAATAATTGAATCTACAAAAATATACTCAGTATCTGGCTATATGAATACAGTTATAAATAATAGACCTTTTAGGTCACCACATCATACGGCATCTGATGTTTCAATAATAGGTGGAGGTTCTAATCCCAAACCAGGAGAAATAAGTCTTTCACACAATGGAGTTTTGTTCATGGATGAATTTCCAGAATTTAAAAGCAATGTTATAGAAGGATTAAGACAACCTTTAGAGGATGGTTTTGTTACAATAACCCGTTCCAAAGGAGTAGCAAAATATCCAGCAAAATTTATGTTAGTAGCTGCACAAAATCCATGTCCATGTGGTTATTATGGTGATAAAGAAAAAGAATGTACATGTTCAATGGTTCAAATTTTAAACTATAATAAAAAAATATCAGGTCCAATATTAGATAGAATAGATTTAAAAATAAATGTTCCAAGAGTTAAAATAAGTGAACTAATGTCAAAATCTTATTCTGAAAGTTCTAAAAAAATAAAAGAAAGAGTTTCAAGAACTTCAAAAATACAAATTAATAGACAAGGAAAGTTAAATGGTAAGCTTTCTAATTCCGAACTAAAACAATTTTTAAATATATCTGAAAAAGCAGAAGATTTTTTAAAAAATTCTGCACTAAAACTCAAATTAACTGCAAGATCTGTCAATAGAGTACTAAGAGTTTCAAGAACTGTAGCAGATTCCTTTGAATCAAAAACAATAGAAATATCTCATATATCTGAAGCTTTAAATTATAGGGGGAATGATATTGTATAA
- a CDS encoding AAA family ATPase yields MKKRLPIGQSDFKTIIEEDMYFVDKSLLIKEVIEGGNVLLITRPRRFGKTLSQSMMKYFFDITQNNEYLFKNLKIYKEKNIIEKHLNKHPVIYITFKDLKSNNLKKMHALLTMELSRLYLKHKYVLEVLDNEEKIIYDKIMGREALDADYENSIRSLSEYMERYYGKKVIILIDEYDTPIQQAYLHGYYDEIISLIGNLFGMALKDNVYLEKAVLTGITRVSKESIFTGVNNLEVSTVLNELFNDKYGLTKEEVEETLKYYELEYEESEVIDWYNGYNFGGVEIYNPFSIVTLAKNKGKIRPYWMNTSGNYLVKQLIKQGSAELKDKIEKLINGEEIESTINETMVYGDLNNNLEESVWTLFLFSGYLKWTKNINHDYERYTLKIPNKEVKIFYNKTVVSMLEEERIKLNNILINLINGHIEEFKEDFQKLTMNTLSYFDVSGEEPERFYHGLILGMSVGLKEKYIIKSNRETGLGRADVILIPKDKTDKGIIIEFKKFYKNEKTLLNSAKNGLKQINEKRYEEDIKNYGINDIIKVSIAFDKKEVEIVSNLDKDVELTEIEKVAKNMLKKGLDVNMISELTGISVEKIKNIK; encoded by the coding sequence ATGAAAAAAAGGCTTCCAATAGGACAAAGTGACTTTAAAACTATAATAGAAGAAGATATGTACTTTGTAGATAAAAGCTTGTTAATAAAAGAAGTTATTGAAGGTGGGAATGTTTTATTAATAACAAGACCAAGAAGGTTTGGGAAAACTCTCAGTCAATCTATGATGAAGTACTTTTTTGATATTACTCAAAATAACGAATACCTCTTTAAAAACTTAAAAATATATAAAGAAAAAAATATAATAGAAAAACATTTAAATAAACATCCAGTTATATACATCACCTTTAAAGATTTAAAGTCTAATAACTTAAAAAAGATGCATGCTTTATTAACCATGGAGCTTTCAAGGTTGTATTTAAAGCATAAGTATGTTTTAGAAGTTTTAGATAATGAAGAAAAAATTATATATGATAAAATAATGGGTAGAGAAGCTTTAGATGCTGATTATGAAAATTCTATAAGAAGTTTATCTGAATATATGGAAAGATACTATGGTAAAAAGGTAATAATATTAATAGATGAATACGATACTCCCATTCAACAAGCTTACTTACACGGATACTATGATGAAATAATATCTTTAATTGGTAACTTATTTGGAATGGCATTAAAAGATAATGTATACCTTGAAAAAGCAGTTCTTACTGGTATAACAAGAGTTTCTAAAGAAAGTATCTTTACTGGTGTGAATAACTTAGAAGTTTCTACTGTATTGAATGAACTATTCAATGATAAGTATGGTTTAACTAAAGAAGAAGTTGAAGAAACATTGAAGTATTATGAACTTGAATATGAAGAAAGTGAAGTTATAGATTGGTACAATGGTTATAATTTTGGTGGTGTTGAAATTTACAATCCTTTTTCTATAGTAACTCTTGCAAAGAATAAAGGTAAAATAAGACCATATTGGATGAATACGAGTGGAAACTACTTAGTTAAACAATTAATAAAACAAGGAAGTGCTGAATTAAAAGATAAAATAGAAAAACTAATAAATGGTGAAGAAATTGAAAGTACAATAAATGAAACTATGGTTTATGGTGACTTAAATAACAACTTAGAAGAGTCTGTATGGACATTATTTTTATTCAGCGGATATTTAAAATGGACAAAAAATATAAATCATGATTATGAAAGATATACTTTAAAGATACCAAATAAAGAAGTAAAAATATTTTATAATAAAACTGTAGTATCTATGCTTGAAGAAGAAAGAATAAAGCTCAATAATATATTAATAAATTTAATAAATGGACATATAGAAGAGTTTAAAGAAGACTTTCAAAAACTAACTATGAATACATTGAGTTATTTTGACGTTAGTGGAGAAGAACCAGAAAGATTTTATCATGGATTAATACTTGGAATGAGTGTTGGTTTAAAAGAAAAGTACATAATAAAGAGTAATAGAGAAACAGGACTTGGAAGAGCTGATGTTATTTTAATTCCAAAAGATAAAACAGACAAAGGAATAATAATAGAGTTTAAAAAGTTTTATAAAAACGAAAAAACACTATTAAATAGTGCTAAAAATGGATTAAAACAAATAAATGAAAAAAGGTATGAAGAAGATATAAAAAATTATGGAATAAATGATATAATAAAAGTTTCAATAGCTTTTGATAAAAAAGAGGTTGAAATTGTTAGTAATTTGGATAAAGATGTTGAATTAACAGAGATAGAAAAAGTAGCAAAGAACATGCTTAAAAAAGGATTAGATGTGAATATGATTTCTGAATTAACAGGCATTTCAGTAGAAAAAATTAAAAATATTAAATAG
- a CDS encoding anaerobic ribonucleoside-triphosphate reductase activating protein → MILSGIRTFSFVDYPKKISAVIYTGGCNFKCPWCHNWKIAYSNNYKKIPEDTIIKKLIDLKKRLNAVCITGGEPTINNDLFEFIQKIKQLDYEIKLDTNGTNPKMLEKLLKKDLINYVAMDIKSSPKNYEKLTNTKLNMDNIFKSIDILRKNSIDYEFRMTFVPNLSNQKDIEFFENFINQNEKGYITIANSTEIFKINKNVKLKTEKLIIR, encoded by the coding sequence ATGATTTTATCAGGAATTAGAACCTTTAGTTTTGTTGATTATCCAAAAAAAATATCTGCAGTCATCTACACGGGTGGCTGCAATTTTAAATGTCCGTGGTGTCATAACTGGAAAATAGCCTACTCTAATAATTATAAAAAAATTCCTGAAGATACAATAATAAAAAAATTGATAGATTTAAAAAAAAGATTAAATGCAGTTTGTATAACTGGTGGAGAACCTACAATTAATAATGATTTATTTGAATTCATACAAAAGATTAAACAATTAGACTATGAAATAAAATTAGATACAAATGGAACAAACCCAAAAATGTTAGAAAAACTTTTAAAAAAAGATTTAATTAATTATGTTGCAATGGATATAAAATCCTCTCCAAAAAACTATGAAAAATTAACAAATACTAAACTAAATATGGATAATATTTTTAAAAGTATAGATATACTAAGAAAAAATTCGATTGATTATGAATTTAGAATGACTTTTGTTCCTAATCTTTCAAATCAAAAAGATATTGAATTTTTTGAAAATTTTATTAATCAAAATGAAAAAGGATATATAACCATTGCAAATAGTACAGAAATTTTTAAAATCAATAAAAATGTAAAATTAAAAACTGAAAAATTAATAATCAGATAA
- a CDS encoding ribonucleoside triphosphate reductase, whose translation MNKVINEYLSENDWKVKENSNMQYSLQGLNNHIHQEATKKYWLKEIYGKDSIIAKYHKNGLIHIHDLGSLSSYCVGWDLEELLKNGFNGVPNKISSGPANHLRTALGQIVNFLYTMQGEAAGAVAFSNFDTLLAPFIKYDKLDFKGIKQAMQEFIFNMNVPTRVGFQSPFSNITMDLVVPSTHKNKHIIIGGQEMKETYDEFQEEMNLINKAFIEIMLEGDYDGRPFSFPIPTYNITKDFNWESEVSTMIMNLTMKYGTPYFANYINSDMNPEDARSMCCRLKLDNRQVLSHMKELSFGFVNENKQDNENTEIKRRGGLFGANPLTGSIGVVTINIPRLMYLANGNKDKFYNLLDDVMETAKQSLEIKRKHIEEWTKNGLYPYTKIYLDSVYKLTGQYWANHFSTIGFIGMHEGLLNFGLKHGIIEEEGKNFAEDIMEYMLKKLNTFNKETGNLYNLEASPAEGTTYRLARIDKEEFGENIIQSGTKNVPYYTNSVHPPVKFFEDPFDLLEHQEGLQNKWTGGTVVHIFVGEKITDEEVLKEFIVTSFNNFTLPYMSITPTFSICPEHGYISGEHFKCPKCGKDSEVYSRVVGYYRPVQNWNEGKQQEYSERIQFSMNSEVLNI comes from the coding sequence ATGAACAAAGTTATAAACGAATACTTGTCTGAAAATGATTGGAAGGTAAAAGAAAACTCAAATATGCAATATTCTCTTCAAGGATTAAATAATCACATTCATCAAGAAGCTACCAAAAAATATTGGCTCAAAGAAATATATGGTAAGGATAGCATCATTGCAAAATACCATAAAAACGGACTTATTCACATACATGATTTGGGTTCTCTTTCTAGTTATTGTGTTGGATGGGATTTAGAAGAACTATTGAAAAATGGTTTTAATGGTGTACCAAACAAAATTTCTTCTGGACCTGCAAACCATTTAAGAACAGCACTTGGACAAATAGTTAATTTTCTTTACACAATGCAAGGAGAAGCTGCGGGAGCAGTTGCATTTTCTAACTTTGATACATTACTTGCTCCTTTTATAAAATACGATAAATTAGATTTTAAAGGAATAAAACAAGCTATGCAAGAGTTCATTTTTAATATGAATGTTCCAACAAGAGTTGGTTTTCAAAGTCCATTCAGCAATATAACTATGGATTTAGTTGTTCCATCAACACATAAAAATAAACATATAATAATTGGTGGACAAGAAATGAAAGAAACTTACGATGAATTTCAAGAAGAAATGAATTTAATAAACAAAGCTTTTATTGAAATAATGCTTGAAGGTGATTATGATGGAAGACCTTTTTCATTTCCAATTCCTACATATAACATTACAAAAGACTTCAATTGGGAGTCTGAAGTATCTACTATGATAATGAATTTAACCATGAAATATGGAACTCCTTACTTCGCAAATTATATAAACTCTGATATGAATCCTGAAGATGCAAGAAGCATGTGTTGTAGACTAAAATTGGATAATAGACAAGTGTTATCTCATATGAAAGAATTATCTTTTGGATTTGTAAATGAAAACAAGCAAGATAATGAAAATACAGAAATTAAACGACGTGGTGGACTTTTTGGAGCAAATCCTTTAACTGGATCCATAGGCGTTGTTACAATAAACATCCCCAGATTAATGTATTTAGCAAATGGAAACAAAGATAAATTTTACAATTTGTTAGATGATGTAATGGAAACAGCAAAACAAAGTTTAGAAATAAAAAGAAAACATATTGAAGAGTGGACAAAAAACGGATTATATCCTTATACTAAAATTTATCTTGATAGTGTTTATAAATTAACTGGTCAATATTGGGCTAATCATTTTTCTACTATAGGATTTATTGGAATGCATGAAGGACTTTTAAACTTTGGTTTAAAACATGGAATAATAGAAGAAGAAGGTAAAAATTTTGCAGAAGATATTATGGAATATATGCTAAAAAAATTAAATACTTTTAATAAAGAAACTGGAAATTTATATAATTTAGAAGCTTCTCCAGCAGAAGGTACTACCTATAGATTAGCAAGAATAGATAAAGAAGAGTTTGGAGAAAATATAATACAATCTGGTACAAAAAATGTACCTTATTATACAAATTCAGTACATCCACCAGTTAAATTTTTTGAAGATCCATTTGATCTTTTAGAACATCAAGAGGGTTTACAAAATAAATGGACTGGTGGAACGGTTGTTCATATATTTGTAGGAGAAAAGATTACCGATGAAGAAGTTTTAAAAGAATTTATAGTTACAAGTTTCAATAATTTCACATTACCTTATATGAGTATAACTCCAACTTTTTCAATATGTCCCGAACATGGTTATATATCTGGAGAACACTTTAAATGTCCAAAATGTGGAAAAGATTCAGAAGTTTATTCAAGAGTAGTTGGATATTATAGACCTGTTCAAAATTGGAACGAAGGAAAACAACAAGAATATTCTGAAAGAATTCAATTTTCTATGAATAGCGAGGTATTAAATATATAA
- a CDS encoding acyl carrier protein, protein MNREEILEKVKNVMVDSLDTDAEKVTLDASLTDDLEIDSLELVDLTMAFEEEFDIAIEDSELESIKTVKDIVDLFEKKSK, encoded by the coding sequence ATGAATAGAGAAGAAATATTAGAAAAAGTAAAGAACGTTATGGTTGATAGTTTGGATACAGATGCTGAAAAAGTTACATTGGACGCAAGTTTAACAGATGATCTTGAAATAGACTCATTAGAACTTGTTGATCTTACTATGGCATTTGAAGAAGAATTTGACATAGCTATTGAAGATTCAGAGCTTGAAAGTATAAAAACAGTTAAAGATATTGTAGATTTATTTGAAAAAAAATCAAAATAG